The Bos indicus x Bos taurus breed Angus x Brahman F1 hybrid chromosome 21, Bos_hybrid_MaternalHap_v2.0, whole genome shotgun sequence genomic interval GGCTAGACCACAACTAGCTGGGAGCTTTGGGATAAGACAAGTCTCCTGACAAGGCCAAGGGTGATGGGTGGGGAGAACCATTTGGAGCAGCTGTGCTCTTACCCGAGTGTCTGAGCCATCGGTTCCAACTCCACAGGTCCTGAGCCTCAGCCGTCACAGAGCCCTGAGGCGTTTGTAGGCGTCTGATCCTCTGGAGCCGGATCTTTCTTTGGTGGGTCCTCAGTGAAGACCACTGCCAGACCGGTGACTGTGACTTGCCAGACATTCATAACACCATGAGCACCAGGGCGACACTCCCATACTGGCTCTACGTGAACAGAGTGTTCTGGCTCCTCCGCGTGCCGCAGCTCTTCTCCACCTGCGTGGCATTCTCCTTGGTGGCTGACATGGGCATTTGGAGAGGGGACATAGGTAACTGGTTCATGTCCTGCTGGTGCATCTGTTTCATTGTGACCCTATTCATAGTCATAATTGAGTTAAACGATCTCCAGCCTCGCTTTCCTTTCTACTGGTACAACTTTCCCGTCACCTTTGCCTGCTATGCCGCCCTCATCTGCCTCTCAGCCTCCATCATCTACTCCATCGCCTACGTCCAGTTCCTGCCTGATGGCCCTGAGTGGGACCGGGCCGTCGCTGCCACTGCATTCTCCTGCATCGCGTCAGTGCTTTATGCCATAGAAATGGCGGGCGTGTGGAACTTCTACAAGCTCAAAGAGATCCCCTGCTACGTGCACACTGTGCCAGGCCTGCTGAACGTGCTGGAGACCTTCGTTGCTGGTGTCATCTTTGCCTTCCTCAGCAACACCTCCCTATACCTGCACCAGCCGGCCCTGGAGTGCTGCGTGGCCGTGTACTCCATCTGCTTCATCCCAGCAGCAGTAACCATCCTGTTGAATCTGGGCGAATGGGAGAACAGGCTGCCAATCCCCTTCCCCATTTTCCAACTTGTGCTCACCGTGTTCTCTGTCCTCCTCTACATCAGTGCTCTTGTCCTCTGGCTGCTCTACCAGTTCTATGAGGAGCTGGGCGGGCTGCCCCAGCGGTCCAGCGATGTGAGCTGCATTGACGACCTCATGTGCGCCTGGGACCAGCGCCTGGCTGTGGCTGTCCTGACAGCCATCAACTTGCTGATTTACGTGGCTGAGCTGGGGTACTGGGCCCGCCGGTCTCTGTAGGGACTTAGGACCAGCCTGGAGACTCCCGATCCTCTGCTCACAGGAGATATCCTCACTGAGCTCTGacgtcctctgatgccctcttcctggctcccctttccctcctcacATCTTTCCCCATgcatctcattctcttttctgttcctctgtctccttcctgtcTTGTGTGGTTGCCCACATTCTCTTttgcttctctcattttttctatattttctattttttggcccTTTTCTGGTTTTCTTGTCTGTGTCCTGACCACCtctccccattttccttcttctgatcCATCAGGGACCTGAGACTCCTTCCTTCTGTGTCCACCGCCCCCTCCCGCCTCCTAAGGTGCGGACTCCACAGCACACAACCCTCTGTGCAGCTGTTCACACCCTGGGCCTCCGGAGGGGCCTCATTGCCAAAGTGTGTCTGTCCCCCTGGGGGTAATAGTTGGTGTGTTTATGGGGGGTGTATGAGTGTTGGGGGTAGGTAGGTCCTCATTTCTGTTAGTGGAGGGGGCTGTACAGTGCACCTCCcctttaagttaaataaaatctctAGAGGTCAATAATGTCAAGTGGACAGGAAACTTGAAGCAGAGACCTTAGATTGAGACCCAACCTGTTGCACAACCCCACCAGAGATTGACTGGAGAATTTTCCCAGGCTTACTTATTATCTGCTGCCTAGAGGGTGTCTTAACAGAAGTGTCTTAACCAATCCAGCTCCTCTCTGGGCAAAGTAAAAAGGATCTAGGGAAAAAAAGCACAAGGTCTTGCAGACACCTGTCTGCAGTGTTGGTGAGGGATGGTGATGCAGCCCTCCTGCCTCGGTGATCAAAGCAGTAGGTCCTTCCTCTGCAGGGAGAAGAGCATGGTCCTGCCAGCCTTAAAGGGGATGTTAGCTTGctattcttttttcctattcttttcttttttctgatcaAGACAGCAAAAATTAGTAGGTGACCCTATTTGTAAAGGGGGaaagtttcttttcaaattttcttcagTGGGCAGTTTGAGGGGGTAGCATTTGACAGCATTGACAATGCTGATGTCATTGTCATAGAAACTGCATGGCTTGAGTATGTGGTGCACACACATATGCTGAAGCATAATGTGatctatataaatacatatagttTAGAAAAACTCCACAGAGCTTTTCGTGTCCATCATTGTCTCTGCTCAATCACATAGTCTGTTTCTTAATCACAGAGAAAGACTTGTACCCCTTCCCACATTTATAGTGTCCTTTTCAATTTCAATATaaagatgaaggaaaacaaagaaaaacttccACAAAATCCAAATATTCCAATTGCCCCAAATTTGCCTAGGGCTCAGAAGGATCCTATCCAATTTCACCCTCACCCAAACCTGGGTTTCGTGGAGCCCCTTCCACTGATGCCCCACCCACACCTGGACGAGACCCTGGGTCACAGGTGGCCCAGCCTGGGACACAAGAGGTTAGGCCCACCCCAGTGCCAGCTTCCTGTGCCTGAACCCTTAAAGGGGCCAGGAAAGCCCCTGGACATCTCTCTTTAagggtgtgtgcctgtgtgcaggctcagtgggtgtttgtgtctctgtgtgtaccTGTATATGTGCCCATGGGTTCCACTGCACTGAGGCCAGTAGCAGTTTGTTTATAGGAACTGGTGACTGGGAAGGCACCGAAAggcctcttcctctcttcctctcaaaTGCAAAGCCTCAGAGCCCAGCATCCTGGTGTCACCAGGCCCAGAAGGACCCGGCAAGCAGAGCTGTGGGAGAGGGGCGGGGAAGGACCCCCGCTGCTGCCCCTCAGTCCTGTGCTGGGAGGAAGCCTGGGATCTTCACCCACAGGCAGGTGCGGTGGAGGGGGAGGGCTCCCAGGAGGCAGTTTCCATGGCCGGTAAAACTTAAGAAGCAATGAAAAAGACTTGCTATTTTAagacaagacaagaaaaatttaaacataaatattttctctgcccatttgaaccttctccctcccctctggtGTGCATTGTGTATTTGCATTGTGTATAAAACCTACCTTCACAAGGGCAGAAATACCTGCTCCACCATAAAGATCAATATTTCTGTTCTGGGCCCAGCCACGTAACTCCTTAGAAAATACTACTGCTTACAAATGACCTTACTAATGTCACTACTTTATTACTTCTATTCTTCCTGTTTGACAAGATTCTTGTTTCTTGCTTTCACAATGTGTTATTGAGCCCCTGAAAAAACTAATGATTAACAGACTTGAAACAATTGACCTGATGTATATATAATTCTAAGATCACTGATTGTAATAGTGTGACTctggatatgggaagaagcaacaggaGGGAATCATTTCCTGGAGCTGACAGACTAGTAAGACAGTTGGTCCAGAGGATTTTGGCTACTGTTACCAAGACTAGACGAGTAATTGCTTGCTGAGTAGCCTATCAATGAAATCTttacctgaccagggaatgaGCATTCCTAGCATCCTAGGGCAAATTGGTCAAAAACACCTCCTAAACTTTAGCTGAAATAAGACAGAAACAAATGGAGAATATTGAGTAGTAAAAAATGTTGCCCACCACTGGGTTCTACAAGAATCAAGTCATTAACCACTGCAGTCACTGACCTATCCTGAAAGTAAGCTACCCTGAAATGAAttcagggtggaaatcaggaaGAAGCACTTTATGTTGTAGCAAGACTGGCAGAACCAGAAAGAAACCAGAGGAAGATAGATATTTTTAGGAGAA includes:
- the LOC113879729 gene encoding myeloid-associated differentiation marker-like, giving the protein MSTRATLPYWLYVNRVFWLLRVPQLFSTCVAFSLVADMGIWRGDIGNWFMSCWCICFIVTLFIVIIELNDLQPRFPFYWYNFPVTFACYAALICLSASIIYSIAYVQFLPDGPEWDRAVAATAFSCIASVLYAIEMAGVWNFYKLKEIPCYVHTVPGLLNVLETFVAGVIFAFLSNTSLYLHQPALECCVAVYSICFIPAAVTILLNLGEWENRLPIPFPIFQLVLTVFSVLLYISALVLWLLYQFYEELGGLPQRSSDVSCIDDLMCAWDQRLAVAVLTAINLLIYVAELGYWARRSL